From a single Brassica napus cultivar Da-Ae chromosome C9, Da-Ae, whole genome shotgun sequence genomic region:
- the LOC106409454 gene encoding pollen receptor-like kinase 6, whose product MAAVLIHGFFLLLLILMCFSISPSLQHISEAEPLVRFKNSVKITKGDLNSWRLGTDPCSGKWFGIYCQKGLTVSGIHVTRLGLSGTISVDDLKALANLKTVRLDNNLLSGPLPHFFKLRGLKSIMLSNNTFSGEIPDDFFKDMSKLKRLFLDHNQFVGKIPSSIMQLPHLEELHLQDNKFSGEIPPLIETNKNLKSLDLSNNQLEGEVPAGLSDRKNLVMKLEGNEGLCGKAVNVGCEAIDPKETGDGIPPTSEGTDNSNRTTINAVLLVISFLMMCCIVVGFIKKRNKKQNAGFRKLDKERPSDVVEVKVPESTTVKRSTESSKKRGGNPEGGSTKKGSSHGKGGGGRGGGGGMGDIIMVNTDKGSFGLPDLMKAAAEVLGNGSLGSAYKAVMANGLAVVVKRIRDMNKLASEAFDVEMRRLGKIRHPNVLTPLAYHYRQEEKLVVSEYMPKSSLLYVLHGDRGIQHSELTWATRLKIIQGVAHGMQFLHEEFASYELPHGNLKSSNILLSETYEPLISDYAFLPFLQPSNAQAMFAYKTPEFAQNQQVSHKSDVYCLGIIVLEILTGKFPSQYLNTGKGGIDIVEWVQSSIAEHKEEELIDPEIGNNADSVQQMLELLRTGAACIASNPDERPDMRETVRRIEQVKK is encoded by the exons ATGGCTGCTGTTCTGATTCAcggcttcttcctcctcctcctcatcctcATGTGTTTCTCGATCTCCCCTTCATTGCAACACATAAGCGAGGCCGAACCGCTCGTGCGGTTCAAGAACTCGGTGAAGATAACCAAAGGGGATCTAAATTCATGGAGATTAGGAACAGATCCTTGCAGTGGGAAATGGTTCGGGATCTATTGCCAAAAGGGTCTCACAGTCTCAGGCATTCACGTCACGCGGCTCGGTCTCTCGGGAACCATCAGCGTCGATGATCTAAAGGCTCTCGCAAATCTAAAAACCGTCAGGCTAGACAACAACCTCCTCTCAGGTCCTCTCCCTCATTTCTTCAAACTCCGAggcctcaaatccatcatgctctCCAACAACACCTTCTCCGGAGAGATCCCTGACGATTTCTTTAAAGACATGTCAAAGCTCAAGAGGCTGTTTCTTGATCATAACCAATTCGTTGGGAAGATCCCTTCCTCCATTATGCAGCTCCCTCATTTAGAGGAGCTTCACCTTCAAGACAATAAGTTTTCAGGAGAGATACCTCCGTTGATCGAGACCAACAAGAACCTGAAAAGCCTCGACCTCTCGAACAACCAGCTCGAAGGAGAGGTCCCGGCGGGTCTCTCGGATAGGAAAAATCTTGTCATGAAACTGGAAGGGAACGAAGGCTTGTGCGGCAAGGCAGTGAACGTTGGATGTGAGGCTATTGACCCAAAAGAAACCGGCGATGGTATTCCCCCGACCTCCGAGGGAACAGATAATTCCAACAGGACCACGATAAACGCGGTCCTGTTGGTCATCTCGTTTCTCATGATGTGTTGTATTGTTGTTGGATTTATAAAAAAGCGAAACAAGAAGCAAAATGCCGGTTTTCGCAAGCTCGACAAAGAGCGTCCGAGCGATGTCGTGGAGGTCAAGGTACCCGAATCCACGACGGTTAAAAGGTCTACTGAATCAAGCAAGAAGCGCGGTGGAAACCCCGAAGGCGGTTCTACCAAAAAAGGCTCGTCTCATGGGAAAGGTggtggaggaagaggaggaggcggAGGTATGGGTGATATCATAATGGTGAACACGGACAAGGGCTCGTTTGGTTTGCCTGATCTGATGAAGGCTGCTGCTGAGGTGCTAGGAAACGGTAGTCTTGGATCAGCTTACAAGGCGGTGATGGCCAATGGATTAGCAGTTGTGGTGAAGAGGATTAGGGATATGAATAAACTCGCAAGTGAGGCTTTTGATGTAGAGATGAGACGGTTGGGGAAAATCCGACACCCTAACGTTCTTACCCCTTTAGCCTATCATTACCGTCAAGAAGAGAAGCTTGTCGTCTCTGAGTATATGCCTAAGAGCAGCTTACTTTACGTTTTACACG GTGACCGTGGGATACAACATTCCGAGCTAACTTGGGCGACAAGACTGAAGATAATCCAAGGAGTGGCACATGGTATGCAGTTCTTGCACGAGGAGTTTGCTTCCTACGAGCTCCCACACGGTAACCTAAAATCCAGCAATATTCTCCTCAGCGAGACCTACGAGCCATTGATCAGTGACTACGCATTCTTACCGTTTCTCCAGCCAAGCAACGCACAAGCAATGTTCGCTTACAAAACTCCAGAGTTTGCGCAGAACCAACAGGTTTCTCATAAATCAGACGTCTACTGCCTTGGAATCATAGTTCTAGAGATCTTGACAGGGAAGTTTCCTTCTCAATACTTAAACACCGGTAAAGGCGGGATTGATATCGTTGAATGGGTTCAATCTTCTATTGCGGAgcacaaagaagaagaacttaTCGATCCGGAGATAGGAAATAATGCTGATTCCGTGCAGCAGATGCTGGAGTTGCTGCGGACTGGGGCTGCTTGTATCGCAAGTAATCCAGATGAAAGACCTGACATGAGGGAAACTGTTAGAAGAATAGAACAAGTGAAAAAATGA
- the LOC106406942 gene encoding protein trichome birefringence-like 16 isoform X2 has product MTLHRIRMKRGALRRRAKDISLVFIVLVCATLVLWSWDTTPSSAFLPPDSHFLKLEPEEKVERIPTTLNTETKDSYSSATPFVNKDQSKEDQTDNKDKKEEEEEKEEKQVEEVTDSETDQGKTSTIVEEQAVREVTVSEPKYQKTPTSKENKLEHVKEEVAAGEVEAKTTHIKNTNSDPEKKTLATDGERTEQHIAKKDDDSSSTARITNQACNYAKGKWVVDKHRPLYSGSRCKQWLASMWACRLMQRTDFAFERLRWQPKDCSMEEFEGSKFLKRMQDKTLAFVGDSLGRQQFQSMMCMITGGKERLDVLDVGPEFGFITPQGGGRPNGWAYRFPETNTTVLYHWSSTLCDIEPLNISDPLTEHAMHLDRPPAFLRQYLHKINVLIMNTGHHWNRGKLNGNRWVMHLNGAPNTNKKLAALGNAKNFTIHSTVSWVSSQLPNHPGLKAFYRSLSPRHFVGGEWNTGGSCNNTTPMSIGKEVLQEESSDYSAGHAVKGTGVKLLDITALSHIRDEGHISRFSISASKGVQDCLHWCLPGVPDTWNEILFAMI; this is encoded by the exons ATGACGCTCCATAGAATTAG GATGAAAAGAGGAGCACTTAGGCGGAGGGCTAAAGATATCTCTCTTGTGTTTATTGTGCTTGTTTGTGCAACCCTTGTCTTGTGGTCATGGGATACAACTCCATCCTCTGCCTTTCTTCCTCCCGATAGTCACTTTCTGAAGCTGGAACCAG AAGAAAAGGTTGAGAGAATACCTACTACACTGAATACTGAAACCAAAGATAGCTACTCATCGGCTACTCCGTTTGTAAACAAAG ATCAAAGTAAAGAGGATCAAACCGATAATAAggataaaaaagaagaagaagaagaaaaagaagagaaacaagtggaagaAGTTACTGACAGTGAGACTGATCAAGGGAAGACATCAACTATTGTAGAAGAACAGGCGGTACGTGAAGTTACTGTAAGTGAgccaaaatatcagaaaacACCAACtagtaaagaaaataaattagaacATGTGAAAGAAGAGGTTGCTGCTGGCGAGGTCGAAGCAAAGAcaacacatattaaaaatactaattCAGATCCAGAGAAGAAAACTCTTGCAACAGACGGAGAGAGGACTGAACAACACATAGCCAAGAAAGATGATGATAGTAGTTCAACAGCTCGCATCACAAATCAAG CTTGCAATTACGCAAAAGGGAAATGGGTTGTGGACAAGCACCGTCCTTTGTACTCGGGATCTCGTTGCAAACAATGGCTTGCTTCGATGTGGGCGTGCAGGTTGATGCAACGCACAGACTTTGCCTTTGAAAGATTAAGATGGCAACCTAAAGATTGCTCTATGGAAGAATTTGAAGGTTCCAAATTCTTGAAAAG GATGCAGGACAAGACACTAGCCTTTGTTGGAGACTCATTAGGAAGACAGCAGTTTCAATCCATGATGTGTATGATCACAGGAGGCAAAGAGAGGCTCGACGTCCTCGACGTGGGACCAGAGTTTGGGTTCATAACTCCCCAAGGTGGGGGTCGTCCTAATGGCTGGGCTTACAGATTCCCAGAAACCAACACAACCGTCCTCTACCACTGGTCATCCACCCTCTGCGACATAGAACCTCTCAACATCTCAGACCCCTTAACCGAACACGCTATGCATCTCGATCGCCCGCCAGCTTTCTTACGCCAATACCTTCACAAGATCAACGTGCTGATAATGAACACAGGCCACCACTGGAACCGTGGGAAGCTCAACGGCAACAGATGGGTGATGCATCTAAACGGCGCTCCCAATACCAACAAGAAGCTAGCCGCTCTTGGGAACGCCAAGAACTTCACAATCCACAGCACGGTTAGTTGGGTTAGCTCGCAGCTTCCTAACCATCCTGGTCTCAAGGCGTTCTACAGAAGCCTTTCCCCGAGGCATTTCGTGGGAGGGGAGTGGAACACTGGAGGGAGCTGTAATAACACGACGCCGATGTCTATAGGGAAAGAGGTTTTGCAAGAGGAGTCTAGCGATTACAGCGCGGGTCATGCGGTGAAAGGCACAGGGGTTAAGCTTTTGGACATAACGGCTTTATCTCATATTAGAGACGAAGGTCATATATCAAGGTTTAGTATCTCGGCTTCAAAGGGAGTTCAGGATTGTCTCCATTGGTGCTTGCCTGGTGTTCCTGATACGTGGAATGAAATCCTTTTTGCGATGATATAA
- the BNAC09G37170D gene encoding FCS-Like Zinc finger 14, which yields MLSKRTHPIIGKISELLVGVNRSAAAATPFFDVLMTSPKSPLDFKILPQISQRNSSKRFYDDNLGGSVGLGIVAALENSTTRLITSVSRSEPNQSNRSDPVQFMSHEGSTDEEEEDEEMFIMDEEEYTLVTCHHGPSGPCSTRVFDRDGFECLASQINEDRRERLFIVDVGTESPENSPEFKGLGFLSSCYLCRKKLHGRDIFIYRGEKAFCSSECRSSHIASVERKERCRSKFSTSPYTAGQIFSSGVLVT from the exons ATGCTTAGCAAAAGAACCCATCCCATAATCGGAAAAATATCGGAGCTTCTCGTCGGCGTGAACCGATCTGCGGCCGCGGCGACTCCGTTCTTTGACGTCTTGATGACAAGCCCTAAAAGCCCACTTGACTTCAAGATTCTCCCTCAGATATCTCAAAGAAACAGCTCAAAGAGATTTTACGATGACAACCTCGGTGGCTCCGTTGGTCTAGGGATTGTAGCCGCACTCGAGAACTCAACCACTCGTTTAATAACTAGCGTTTCTAGATCGGAACCGAACCAATCCAACCGGTCTGATCCGGTCCAGTTCATGAGCCATGAAGGAAGCacggacgaagaagaagaagacgaggagATGTTCATAATGGACGAGGAGGAGTATACGTTGGTAACGTGTCACCATGGTCCAAGTGGACCTTGTAGTACAAGGGTTTTTGACAGAGATGGGTTTGAGTGTTTGGCAAGTCAGATCAACGAGGATCGTCGTGAGAGACTTTTCATAGTCGATGTCGGTACGGAATCTCCTGAGAACTCGCCGGAGTTTAAGGGTTTGGGTTTCCTCAGTTCTTGTTACTTGTGCAGGAAGAAACTTCACGGTCGcgacatatttatttatag AGGAGAAAAAGCCTTTTGCAGCTCAGAGTGTCGATCGAGTCATATAGCAAGTGTTGAAAGGAAAGAGAGATGTAGATCGAAGTTCTCAACCTCTCCTTACACCGCCGGCCAAATTTTCTCCTCCGGAGTTCTAGTGACTTAG
- the LOC106406942 gene encoding protein trichome birefringence-like 16 isoform X1: MTHSTLLMVVLGAIYKKSLSNHRHQANQTERVYIYQNPLDPLSSTHTKKIISFRSVISEIPRMKRGALRRRAKDISLVFIVLVCATLVLWSWDTTPSSAFLPPDSHFLKLEPEEKVERIPTTLNTETKDSYSSATPFVNKDQSKEDQTDNKDKKEEEEEKEEKQVEEVTDSETDQGKTSTIVEEQAVREVTVSEPKYQKTPTSKENKLEHVKEEVAAGEVEAKTTHIKNTNSDPEKKTLATDGERTEQHIAKKDDDSSSTARITNQACNYAKGKWVVDKHRPLYSGSRCKQWLASMWACRLMQRTDFAFERLRWQPKDCSMEEFEGSKFLKRMQDKTLAFVGDSLGRQQFQSMMCMITGGKERLDVLDVGPEFGFITPQGGGRPNGWAYRFPETNTTVLYHWSSTLCDIEPLNISDPLTEHAMHLDRPPAFLRQYLHKINVLIMNTGHHWNRGKLNGNRWVMHLNGAPNTNKKLAALGNAKNFTIHSTVSWVSSQLPNHPGLKAFYRSLSPRHFVGGEWNTGGSCNNTTPMSIGKEVLQEESSDYSAGHAVKGTGVKLLDITALSHIRDEGHISRFSISASKGVQDCLHWCLPGVPDTWNEILFAMI; encoded by the exons ATGACACACTCTACACTTTTGATGGTGGTGCTTGGTGCAATTTACAAGAAGTCATTAAG TAATCACCGACATCAAGCGAAccaaacagagagagtgtacaTTTACCAGAACCCTCTTGATCCACTTTCCtccacacacacaaaaaagatCATTTCTTTTCGATCTGTGATCTCAGAGATTCCCAG GATGAAAAGAGGAGCACTTAGGCGGAGGGCTAAAGATATCTCTCTTGTGTTTATTGTGCTTGTTTGTGCAACCCTTGTCTTGTGGTCATGGGATACAACTCCATCCTCTGCCTTTCTTCCTCCCGATAGTCACTTTCTGAAGCTGGAACCAG AAGAAAAGGTTGAGAGAATACCTACTACACTGAATACTGAAACCAAAGATAGCTACTCATCGGCTACTCCGTTTGTAAACAAAG ATCAAAGTAAAGAGGATCAAACCGATAATAAggataaaaaagaagaagaagaagaaaaagaagagaaacaagtggaagaAGTTACTGACAGTGAGACTGATCAAGGGAAGACATCAACTATTGTAGAAGAACAGGCGGTACGTGAAGTTACTGTAAGTGAgccaaaatatcagaaaacACCAACtagtaaagaaaataaattagaacATGTGAAAGAAGAGGTTGCTGCTGGCGAGGTCGAAGCAAAGAcaacacatattaaaaatactaattCAGATCCAGAGAAGAAAACTCTTGCAACAGACGGAGAGAGGACTGAACAACACATAGCCAAGAAAGATGATGATAGTAGTTCAACAGCTCGCATCACAAATCAAG CTTGCAATTACGCAAAAGGGAAATGGGTTGTGGACAAGCACCGTCCTTTGTACTCGGGATCTCGTTGCAAACAATGGCTTGCTTCGATGTGGGCGTGCAGGTTGATGCAACGCACAGACTTTGCCTTTGAAAGATTAAGATGGCAACCTAAAGATTGCTCTATGGAAGAATTTGAAGGTTCCAAATTCTTGAAAAG GATGCAGGACAAGACACTAGCCTTTGTTGGAGACTCATTAGGAAGACAGCAGTTTCAATCCATGATGTGTATGATCACAGGAGGCAAAGAGAGGCTCGACGTCCTCGACGTGGGACCAGAGTTTGGGTTCATAACTCCCCAAGGTGGGGGTCGTCCTAATGGCTGGGCTTACAGATTCCCAGAAACCAACACAACCGTCCTCTACCACTGGTCATCCACCCTCTGCGACATAGAACCTCTCAACATCTCAGACCCCTTAACCGAACACGCTATGCATCTCGATCGCCCGCCAGCTTTCTTACGCCAATACCTTCACAAGATCAACGTGCTGATAATGAACACAGGCCACCACTGGAACCGTGGGAAGCTCAACGGCAACAGATGGGTGATGCATCTAAACGGCGCTCCCAATACCAACAAGAAGCTAGCCGCTCTTGGGAACGCCAAGAACTTCACAATCCACAGCACGGTTAGTTGGGTTAGCTCGCAGCTTCCTAACCATCCTGGTCTCAAGGCGTTCTACAGAAGCCTTTCCCCGAGGCATTTCGTGGGAGGGGAGTGGAACACTGGAGGGAGCTGTAATAACACGACGCCGATGTCTATAGGGAAAGAGGTTTTGCAAGAGGAGTCTAGCGATTACAGCGCGGGTCATGCGGTGAAAGGCACAGGGGTTAAGCTTTTGGACATAACGGCTTTATCTCATATTAGAGACGAAGGTCATATATCAAGGTTTAGTATCTCGGCTTCAAAGGGAGTTCAGGATTGTCTCCATTGGTGCTTGCCTGGTGTTCCTGATACGTGGAATGAAATCCTTTTTGCGATGATATAA
- the LOC106406942 gene encoding protein trichome birefringence-like 16 isoform X3: MKRGALRRRAKDISLVFIVLVCATLVLWSWDTTPSSAFLPPDSHFLKLEPEEKVERIPTTLNTETKDSYSSATPFVNKDQSKEDQTDNKDKKEEEEEKEEKQVEEVTDSETDQGKTSTIVEEQAVREVTVSEPKYQKTPTSKENKLEHVKEEVAAGEVEAKTTHIKNTNSDPEKKTLATDGERTEQHIAKKDDDSSSTARITNQACNYAKGKWVVDKHRPLYSGSRCKQWLASMWACRLMQRTDFAFERLRWQPKDCSMEEFEGSKFLKRMQDKTLAFVGDSLGRQQFQSMMCMITGGKERLDVLDVGPEFGFITPQGGGRPNGWAYRFPETNTTVLYHWSSTLCDIEPLNISDPLTEHAMHLDRPPAFLRQYLHKINVLIMNTGHHWNRGKLNGNRWVMHLNGAPNTNKKLAALGNAKNFTIHSTVSWVSSQLPNHPGLKAFYRSLSPRHFVGGEWNTGGSCNNTTPMSIGKEVLQEESSDYSAGHAVKGTGVKLLDITALSHIRDEGHISRFSISASKGVQDCLHWCLPGVPDTWNEILFAMI; this comes from the exons ATGAAAAGAGGAGCACTTAGGCGGAGGGCTAAAGATATCTCTCTTGTGTTTATTGTGCTTGTTTGTGCAACCCTTGTCTTGTGGTCATGGGATACAACTCCATCCTCTGCCTTTCTTCCTCCCGATAGTCACTTTCTGAAGCTGGAACCAG AAGAAAAGGTTGAGAGAATACCTACTACACTGAATACTGAAACCAAAGATAGCTACTCATCGGCTACTCCGTTTGTAAACAAAG ATCAAAGTAAAGAGGATCAAACCGATAATAAggataaaaaagaagaagaagaagaaaaagaagagaaacaagtggaagaAGTTACTGACAGTGAGACTGATCAAGGGAAGACATCAACTATTGTAGAAGAACAGGCGGTACGTGAAGTTACTGTAAGTGAgccaaaatatcagaaaacACCAACtagtaaagaaaataaattagaacATGTGAAAGAAGAGGTTGCTGCTGGCGAGGTCGAAGCAAAGAcaacacatattaaaaatactaattCAGATCCAGAGAAGAAAACTCTTGCAACAGACGGAGAGAGGACTGAACAACACATAGCCAAGAAAGATGATGATAGTAGTTCAACAGCTCGCATCACAAATCAAG CTTGCAATTACGCAAAAGGGAAATGGGTTGTGGACAAGCACCGTCCTTTGTACTCGGGATCTCGTTGCAAACAATGGCTTGCTTCGATGTGGGCGTGCAGGTTGATGCAACGCACAGACTTTGCCTTTGAAAGATTAAGATGGCAACCTAAAGATTGCTCTATGGAAGAATTTGAAGGTTCCAAATTCTTGAAAAG GATGCAGGACAAGACACTAGCCTTTGTTGGAGACTCATTAGGAAGACAGCAGTTTCAATCCATGATGTGTATGATCACAGGAGGCAAAGAGAGGCTCGACGTCCTCGACGTGGGACCAGAGTTTGGGTTCATAACTCCCCAAGGTGGGGGTCGTCCTAATGGCTGGGCTTACAGATTCCCAGAAACCAACACAACCGTCCTCTACCACTGGTCATCCACCCTCTGCGACATAGAACCTCTCAACATCTCAGACCCCTTAACCGAACACGCTATGCATCTCGATCGCCCGCCAGCTTTCTTACGCCAATACCTTCACAAGATCAACGTGCTGATAATGAACACAGGCCACCACTGGAACCGTGGGAAGCTCAACGGCAACAGATGGGTGATGCATCTAAACGGCGCTCCCAATACCAACAAGAAGCTAGCCGCTCTTGGGAACGCCAAGAACTTCACAATCCACAGCACGGTTAGTTGGGTTAGCTCGCAGCTTCCTAACCATCCTGGTCTCAAGGCGTTCTACAGAAGCCTTTCCCCGAGGCATTTCGTGGGAGGGGAGTGGAACACTGGAGGGAGCTGTAATAACACGACGCCGATGTCTATAGGGAAAGAGGTTTTGCAAGAGGAGTCTAGCGATTACAGCGCGGGTCATGCGGTGAAAGGCACAGGGGTTAAGCTTTTGGACATAACGGCTTTATCTCATATTAGAGACGAAGGTCATATATCAAGGTTTAGTATCTCGGCTTCAAAGGGAGTTCAGGATTGTCTCCATTGGTGCTTGCCTGGTGTTCCTGATACGTGGAATGAAATCCTTTTTGCGATGATATAA
- the LOC125592370 gene encoding uncharacterized protein LOC125592370, with translation MDIPELPRRLYTSGEEPEAHNSISYHTDNSKLHTALRKALTDDEFEELKESSLGVFIKFKEQGFGWASRLVHYMLSFKLDIKKKYEMWSLVGPEPLRFSLLEFENLTGLNCEYIEDLETPKCDVTPEMVSFWGMLGVHLEAGPTTDQIIAALQRCGDWSREDRKRLAYLSIFTGFIEGRKFSTATRSTLARLVMDLERFENYPWGRVAFKVLMDSLWNKEIAGCYTVDGFIQVLQVWTYTAMPELGASIGGPRADSPSPPILAYEGSRGRRSMKAAILSQTRVINFVEKDISEMWPKWDSEVEDLPAENIIKVMYERRPWKWTMDCWEVTGTKVNTKPKVVTPSKKAKEMVVLEEEEEEEEDNPRPRKKARKEAPKVASEEAREEARGATPQDKQPTPLAKETGGRNKQATPQDKQPTPLAKETGGRNKQATPHANETVVSNQPPPHQTKQQPPPPQKKQQQPPPPQKKQPPPQKKQPPPQKKQPPQIKERWLPEDTATEANSVNKTSKEIVAVTSTDHQPSLASTDQQPSLASTEPSDPVSEPSLVVLDKRAKSKRAKKPAPTVRSPYTAEKKKDKVGAYNPFPPVNKDRLKELADWLKTDPHYLTKTEDKPRTSPTRWYHFLRTARGWLEDCHIDAWINVLRQRYQENPQAFRSERMCFLDHNFSQSWREQYHLFKTSEPDHKGLGRVLPGGASYFYDGSIPSFCQSNKKWGEDIDDIYAPVNLDDKHWVAIWISIPKRHIVVWDSIPSSSVPDAWDAIMEPFLQMVPYLLVECAATDEIRVKYGLEPYTYERPLKGVPTANNGDCGVYTVKYIECHALGVSFDPKDFARCNAKKMRDNMAVDIWKELVDQHLKENVDGDRFVGLYD, from the exons atggatattccagaactcccccgtaggttatacacatcaggggaagaaccagaagcccacaatagcatttcgtatcatacggataacagcaagttgcatactgctcttaggaaagctcttactgatgacgaatttgaagagctcaaggagtcgagtttgggagttttcatcaagttcaaggagcagggatttggttgggcttcaaggctggttcactacatgctcagtttcaagctggacattaagaagaagtatgagatgtggtctctcgttggtccagaacctttgaggttttcactgttagagtttgaaaacctcactggtctaaactgcgagtacatcgaggaccttgagacaccaaaatgtgatgttaccccagagatggtttctttctgggggatgctgggagttcatctggaagctgggccaactactgatcagataatagcagcactgcagagatgcggggattggtccagggaagatcgcaagcggctcgcgtacctctccatcttcactggattcattgaagggagaaagttttcaaccgctacacgatctactctggcaaggctagtgatggatttagaacggtttgagaattatccatgggggagagtcgcatttaaggtgctgatggactctttgtggaacaaagaaattgctggctgttacaccgtggatgggtttatacaagttcttcaggtctggacgtacacagctatgccggaattgggtgctagtattggtggtcccagagcagacagtccgtctccaccgatactggcttacgagggcagcagaggccgcagatcaatgaaagctgctatcttgagtcag acccgcgtgatcaactttgttgagaaggacattagtgaaatgtggccaaaatgggactctgaggttgaggacctgcccgcggagaacatcattaaagtcatgtatgagcggagaccgtggaagtggaccatggattgctgggaagtcactggtactaaggtcaatacaaaacctaaggttgtgactccatcaaagaaggccaaagagatggttgtgttggaggaggaggaggaggaggaggaagacaatccaagacctcggaagaaagctcgtaaagaggctcctaaagtggctagtgaagaggctagagaagaggctagaggg gctacccctcaagataaacagcctacccctcttgccaaagaaaccgggggtagaaacaaacaggctacccctcaagataaacaacctacccctcttgccaaagaaaccgggggtagaaacaaacaggctacccctcatgccaatgaaaccgtggttagtaaccagcctcctcctcatcaaaccaaacagcagcctcctcctcctcaaaagaaacagcagcagcctcctcctcctcaaaagaaacagcctcctcctcaaaagaaacagcctcctcctcaaaagaaacagcctcctcaaatcaaagag agatggttgccggaggatacagcaaccgaggcgaactcggtaaataagacctccaaagagattgttgctgtcacttccaccgatcaccaaccgagcctcgcttccaccgatcaacaaccgagcctcgcttccaccgagccaagcgatccagtttcagaaccgagcctggttgtattggacaagcgtgcaaagagtaaaagagcgaagaaacctgctcccactgtgagatctccttatacggcagagaaaaaaaaagataaagtgggagcctataatccatttccgccagtaaacaaagatcggttgaaggaactcgctgattggttgaaaactgatcc tcattatttaactaagaccgaggacaaaccacgtacatcaccaacaaggtggtaccacttcctccggacagccagaggatggctggaagactgc catatagatgcttggattaatgtgctaaggcagaggtatcaggagaacccacaagctttcaggagcgagcgaatgtgcttcctggatcacaacttttcccagtcttggagagagcagtatcacctcttcaaaacatcggaacctgatcacaaaggtttaggaagagttctacctggtggggcgtcgtatttttatgacggatcaataccttcattttgccaatcaaacaagaagtggggggaggacattgatgatatctatgcgccagtgaacttggacgacaagcattgggttgctatttggatatcgatccctaagaggcacatagtcgtctgggacagcataccttcatctagtgtaccagacgcatgggatgcgataatggagccttttctccagatggtcccttatctgcttgttgagtgcgcagccaccgacgaaatacgggtcaaatacgggttggagccatacacatatgagagaccgctgaaaggtgtacccacggccaacaatggtgattgtggcgtgtacactgtaaagtacattgaatgtcatgctctcggtgtctcctttgaccctaaagactttgctaggtgcaacgcaaagaaaatgagggataatatggcggtggatatatggaaggagcttgttgatcagcatctaaaagaaaatgtggatggtgataggTTCGTGGGCTTGTATGATTAG